The Panulirus ornatus isolate Po-2019 chromosome 5, ASM3632096v1, whole genome shotgun sequence genome includes a window with the following:
- the LOC139748655 gene encoding uncharacterized protein, giving the protein MKLHTSEKTYQCKECQSTFSRKNNLVLQMKVHIGQKQYQCSECQKYFSKKCDLKTHLRIHTGENPYQCSECHKSFSSKSSLVTHLRVHTGEKPYRFSESQKSVSQKSNLVTHLRGHTGEKPYRCSECQKTFSQKSELVRHLRVHTGDMPYQCSECQETFSHKRSLVRHLRVHTGEKPYQCSECQKVFSFKSRLVRHLRVHTGEKPYQCSECRKTFSQRSNLVTHLRLHTS; this is encoded by the coding sequence atgaaattacatacttctgagaagacatatcagtgtaaagaatgccagagtaccttctcccgtaagaacaacttagtgttgcagatgaaagttcacattggacaaaagcagtatcagtgttcagagtgtcaaaagtatttttctaaaaaatgtgatttaaagacacacttgagaatccatactggtgagaacccataccaatgttcagaatgtcacaaaagtttttcttctaaaagtagtttagtgacacacctgagagttcacacgggcgagaagccataccgatTTTCAGAATCTCAAAAAAGtgtttctcagaaaagtaatttagtgacacacctgagaggtCACACGGGTGAGAAGCCATAccgatgttcagaatgtcaaaaaactttttctcagaaaagtgaattagtgagacacctgagagttcacacgggcgatatgccataccaatgttcagaatgtcaagaaactttttctcaTAAACGCAgtttagtgagacacctgagagttcacacaggcgagaagccataccaatgttcagaatgtcaaaaagttttttcttttaaaagtaggtTAGTGAGACACCtaagagttcacacgggcgagaagccataccaatgttcagaatgtcgaaaaactttttctcagagaagtaatttagtgacacacctgagacttcacacaAGCTAG